A region of Culicoides brevitarsis isolate CSIRO-B50_1 chromosome 1, AGI_CSIRO_Cbre_v1, whole genome shotgun sequence DNA encodes the following proteins:
- the LOC134837017 gene encoding uncharacterized protein LOC134837017 — MLRRLLKLTLIPRRNFPQIECRVFMEQNANPEKVLHTDDIVDELRAFTNAKLLATNLSIPSLKTIVPLFTELLECDETVAKEVARKHLKEIKTMTMKELRTQLETYIEAGFDRKLLLQHSEVLSMIPGIVREKLEILRAMPTGENGNGLNDYLPLMKLEVEDLKKFRDTLNRDKRMKMPFGDRLHFLSNNLDVEPYKISKLFLKYPYLKSLRRALIVKNTEVFLRYKVPKPKILKSGYTLQSNPSSKVQNRLENAKPIKGEDNLHAWLGYVDEKIYDNTLNYASENREPLKEVGAEDNIDYFRKRLGLNDTETEFFLMKYPRTKRMTVRVMKAHLDFLLDEAGYPAEKIAKVPYLFSYSVKTLRKRHEELKKLNHELESLYPLSRPSKEWDEYIQKLKNDKKY; from the exons ATGCTTCGAAGACTTTTAAAACTCACTTTAATTCCGAGAAGAAATTTCCCACAAATCGAATGTCGCGTTTTTATGGAACAAAATGCAAATCCCGAGAAGGTCTTACACACAGATGACATCGTGGACGAGCTGAGAGCTTTTACGAATGCCAAACTTTTAGCCACAA acTTATCAATTCCGTCGTTAAAAACAATCGTTCCTCTCTTCACGGAACTCTTAGAATGTGATGAAACTGTAGCCAAAGAAGTTGCTCGAAAGCACTTGAAGGAAATTAAGACAATGACAATGAAGGAATTGCGAACACAGCTCGAGACTTACATCGAAGCCGGTTTCGATCGAAAACTTCTTCTGCAACATTCGGAAGTACTATCCATGATTCCCGGGATAGTTCGTGAAAAGCTCGAAATTTTACGGGCAATGCCAACTGGTGAAAACGGCAACGGATTAAATGACTACTTGCCATTGATGAAACTCGAAGTCGaggatttaaagaaatttcgtgACACTTTAAACCGTGATAAGCGAATGAAGATGCCATTCGGGGATCGACTTCATTTTTTGAGCAACAATCTCGATGTGGAACcctacaaaatttcaaaactttttctaaaatatccATATTTAAAATCGCTACGAAGAGCTCTGATCGTCAAAAATACCGAAGTTTTTTTGCGTTACAAAGTGCCTAAaccaaaaatcctcaaaagcGGCTACACGCTACAATCAAATCCTTCAAGCAAAGTTCAAAATCGCTTAGAAAACGCAAAACCAATCAAAGGTGAGGACAACTTACATGCATGGCTCGGAtatgttgatgaaaaaatttacgataatACCCTGAATTACGCTTCTGAAAATCGTGAACCGTTGAAAGAGGTGGGTGCGGAAGACAATATTGATTATTTCAGGAAGCGTCTTGGATTAAATGACACCGAAACGGAattctttttgatgaaatatccGCGAACTAAGAGAATGACAGTGCGAGTAATGAAAGCGCATCTGGATTTTTTGTTAGACGAAGCGGGATATCCGgcagaaaaaattgcaaaagttccgtatttattttcttatagcGTCAAAACACTCAGAAAACGCCACgaagaacttaaaaaattaaatcatgagTTGGAGAGTTTGTACCCATTATCGAGACCGTCAAAGGAGTGGGATGAGTACatccaaaaactgaaaaatgataaaaaatattga
- the LOC134838269 gene encoding transcription termination factor, mitochondrial, which yields MLRRLFRLNSIPRRHFPQIECRVFVEEKSNSTKLLPADDIVDELRAFSNAKKLAISFSPPMLKTVVPMFTQLLECDEKVAKQIAQKHLKDIKTLTMKELRQQIETYIEASFDRKLLLQHSELLSMIPKVVLEKLEILRAMPTDENGNGLNDYLPLMKLEVKDLKKFRDTLCRDERLKMPFKDRIHFLSHKLEVEPHVISELVVKNPFLRTLRRSYIIENTDLFLSYKVSPQTILKSPYSLKSNPKTKVKQRLEHVKNLLGEGDLKAWITRASEKNYDKLLKFASENLDSLKKVGAEDNIDYLSKRLGLNTDEMQLFLTQYPRIKKVRVRIMKRILDFLLDEASYPAEKIAKVPTLFACSAKTLKKRHDELKKLNHELESLYPLAKPSKAWDKYIQRLKNDKNFESTKEE from the exons ATGCTCCGGAGGCTTTTTAGACTTAATTCAATTCCAAGAAGACATTTTCCTCAGATAGAATGTCGCGTTTTTGTAGAAGAAAAGTCAAATTCCACCAAACTTTTGCCAGCAGATGACATTGTTGATGAACTTAGAGCATTTTCAAATGCTAAAAAACTCGCCATAA GTTTTTCACCTCCGATGCTTAAAACAGTCGTCCCTATGTTCACACAACTTTTAGAATGCGATGAAAAAGTAGCCAAACAAATTGCTCAAAAGCACCTTAAAGACATCAAAACCTTAACAATGAAGGAATTGCGACAACAGATCGAGACTTACATCGAAGCTAGTTTCGATCGAAAACTCCTTCTGCAACACTCGGAATTGCTCTCAATGATTCCTAAAGTCGTACTTGAAAAGCTTGAAATTTTACGGGCAATGCCAACTGACGAGAATGGCAATGGATTAAATGACTACTTGCCTTTGATGAAACTCGAAGTTAaggatttaaagaaatttcgtgACACTTTATGTCGAGATGAACGACTGAAAATGCCATTTAAGGAtcgaattcattttttgagtcACAAACTGGAAGTTGAACCTCACGTTATTTCTGAACTTGTAGtgaaaaatccctttttaagGACGTTACGGAGGTCTTACATCATCGAAAATACAGACTtatttttgagttacaaaGTATCCCCACAAACGATATTAAAAAGTCCCTATTCGCTCAAAAGTAATCCAAAGACAAAAGTTAAACAACGTCTAGAACatgtaaaaaatcttttgggtgAAGGTGACTTAAAAGCATGGATAACACGTgccagtgaaaaaaattacgataaaTTGCTGAAATTCGCCTCTGAGAATCTGGATTCTCTAAAAAAAGTTGGTGCGGAAGATAACATTGATTATCTCAGTAAACGTCTTGGATTAAACACGGATGAAATGCAACTCTTTTTGACACAATATCCGCGAATTAAGAAGGTTAGAGTTCGAATAATGAAAAggatattagattttttgttagaCGAAGCAAGTTATCCGgcagaaaaaattgcaaaagtaCCAACACTTTTTGCTTGTAGCGcaaaaacacttaaaaaacGCCATGatgaactcaaaaaattgaatcatgaGTTGGAAAGTTTGTACCCATTAGCTAAACCGTCGAAAGCATGGGATAAGTACATCCAAAGactgaaaaatgataaaaactttgaatcaACTAAAGAGGAGTGA